Proteins encoded in a region of the Rutidosis leptorrhynchoides isolate AG116_Rl617_1_P2 chromosome 9, CSIRO_AGI_Rlap_v1, whole genome shotgun sequence genome:
- the LOC139868629 gene encoding uncharacterized protein, which produces MLETNKDASIAERITHCNGSSFGNWCWSRPPSGRATNDLMELNNIISSVTLSDRQDSWKYSLDPTGIFTTKSLTILINSLKLGSNALSLSIPRNKLIPQKVYIFIWRAIQYKIPVRFEIDKRGIDLDSTLCPLCESDIETTEHILCSCPKTALIWNLVLDWWAQDVSLISNLNDAIINKQPFALNNFGSSLWQATKWITCYIIWKHRNQKVFSKKTWSPGSILSEIQTQSYCWISKRSSKKKLIEWHQWLINPSFFVVDSPHRVGIG; this is translated from the coding sequence ATGCTTGAGACAAATAAAGACGCTTCAATCGCTGAAAGAATTACACATTGCAATGGGTCATCATTTGGTAATTGGTGTTGGTCAAGACCTCCTAGTGGTCGGGCTACAAACGACCTCATGGAATTAAACAACATTATATCTTCCGTAACTTTATCCGACAGACAAGACTCCTGGAAATACAGTCTAGACCCCACAGGAATTTTCACCACTAAATCTTTGACAATTTTGATTAACTCTCTAAAGTTAGGGAGCAACGCTTTAAGCTTATCGATTCCCCGTAACAAACTTATTCCTCAAAAAGTATATATCTTCATCTGGCGAGCAATTCAATATAAGATACCGGTTCGATTCGAAATTGATAAAAGGGGCATTGATCTCGATTCTACTTTATGCCCTTTATGTGAATCGGATATTGAAACCACCGAACATATCCTCTGTTCTTGTCCAAAAACGGCACTCATATGGAATCTTGTTCTTGATTGGTGGGCCCAAGATGTCTCCTTAATCTCCAATCTTAACGACGCCATTATCAATAAGCAACCATTCGCACTCAACAATTTCGGCTCTTCACTATGGCAAGCTACCAAATGGATAACTTGCTACATAATTTGGAAACATAGGAATCAGAAAGTCTTCTCCAAAAAAACGTGGTCTCCTGGATCGATTCTATCTGAAATACAAACCCAAAGTTACTGTTGGATTTCTAAAAGATCAAGCAAAAAGAAATTAATCGAGTGGCATCAATGGCTTATAAATCCATCCTTCTTCGTTGTAGATTCTCCCCACCGTGTTGGGATTGGCTAA